TCTTTGTCACGTGAATAATGGGTTGCAGCTTGAATTAACGCTGATAAGTTGAACAACCTTTTACCTCGACGCGTATCGTGTTTTCGACCCGTTGCCTTATTGACCTGATACTGTTTCGTGACCGAGCTCGCGACGCTTCGTGATCCGGTTGGGGAAGCTAAAAATTTACGTAGAAATTTCTTAGggtataaataaacaatttcaccaTCGATCGGTGTGAATCGTGAGTAAATTCATTGAATTCCGGTTTCGAAGTGCCAACCGAGCGTCTCGGTTCGACGTTgcataaggcaaagggttgataatcgCCGGTTACGAAAAcgatgtatatgtatatatatgtcgctcgataatatattttattcgtgtGGTTACATGTGTGCATCGCCAAAACTGTAAATTTATTGTTCTGCGTCCGTGTCTCAGTTGTTACTGTATCTCGCTATCTTCCGTACGCGCCGGGGGGGATGTACcggaaacgaaatttttattgtttcttcgaCGATAGGGCCGTGGACGTTCGCGTGGattgttattattcttataagcTGATTCTCGATGTCGACAGTCAGAGATCTCTATTATACTACGACGAAGCCGAGAACATCGTCGGAAAACTTCTTTCGGGCGATTTCTGCGCCGACGTCCACCGATGAACTCGATCGACATAATACATTCCCTCGTCCGGCGAATCTGCAAACGAAAACGCGTTCCGCTCCTtgtaatttacatcttcgaagGAAAATTTCGAGTCGATGCGACTACGAAGAAACTATGACGGTTGAGATTTAACGTTAagagaatttatataaatctagaaCGATGCGTTTAACGTAAACACTCGCGACATTATCGTGTATACCCCCCTTCATTCAGTTCAGTTTTTTCTCGTCCGAGCGAAGGCGTGCGAAGACATTATCGTCGTCTCCATCTCTTAcgagtttctttttctttcttatatctcttcttatattatgtttttctcgtttttcttctcttttaatttcttggttcttttctttctttttgttttcgttaAATTAGTTCTCTCTAACGTCGTACGTAGACTTGTTAgtgtatataaaaacaaaaaaaaaagaaaagaaaagaaacgcgtCGAACACTGCACACTGTACGGCGAACAAAATTTACTgtgcagagaaagagagaaagagagagagagagagagagagagagagagagagagagagagagagagagagagagagagaaagagagaaagagagaaagagagaaagagagagagagagagagagagggagagagagatacgCGAAACTGTGCGCATTCAATGCAGTTTTGTGACcgaagtatttataattttacctgATGCGCCACGACGATGATAACGGTACATATTTAAGCCTTGGGCTATTCAGAAGAAGAACGGTATACCGCGTATGAGTCTTCTTTATCCCGTTTAAATTTCAACGGTTTAAATATTTagagaaacgattaaaaaaagagaatacGATGTACGATGAGTAACTAGGCActgtacaaaatttatttaatcattttctttttttgttctttttttaatgcCACGTTCAAGCGGGAGTGAATACCGTTGATGTTCACTAGAAACTGTGCACTCCTGTTTCTTCTATCTTTTTTTTCCTGTAATTAATGTATTTTCGTAGTATTATACGACTGTTGTTAATTGAATAGTCGCAAAAGATACTTTTGTTTCATGTGCATCTGCAGCCCTGTCACTGAAAGATACACGGTGGTGGTCGATTAAGAAGAACCGTACTCGTTACACTGCGTCTAGCAGCGACAGTGGGCTGGGGATGAAAACCGTGGAAAAGAATGCATCGATGTCAAATGTTTCTTTCTCGCGAACTGTCTACATTTCGCCACGGTTGACGTTTATTAGTTGCGAAACATTTACCGATCTGTTGCCTCATTTGTTTCAGCATATGTATGTGCgtgttatatatacatatgtgtatgtgtattttctatttatatatccGAGCATATATTTGGAGTCACAGGTTGTTCGAGAAGCTCTGTACAAAATTAACTCTTCATGTGAAGTTTGTGAACGACACGGGACGGGCGTGTTTGTTAATGAGAGGGAAAAGCCATGACCGTCGTAAACGAGCGTAGGAATTGTATGATCGTATTCGGAGGAACGTAGCACAGCACGGTAGACTTCCTGTTGTTTGGAATAGTTGGCTCGTTGAGCGCATCTGCCCTGATCGCGCGTTAGGAAGtgaaaaatggaagaagaagaagaagaagaagaagaagaagaagaagggtaaCTCGAGAGACGCTAAATTAGGTTGGGAACTGTTGTGCGAGCATAATGATTATAGTGTGCATGATTTCTGGCGACACGAAGGCAGAAATGTGTAAGAGATCAGGCCGCTGTTGACCGGAATGGTATAAATCacaaaatatgtatacatattttgCTATTACGGCTATTATTCAATTATCACGCCTTACAATATGAAAGAGCTCGGCCAATGTCCAAGATATGTATACAAAGATTGCAAAATGATCACTCTTAGATTGAAAAAAAAACCGCTCCTTGGTCGTCTTCGGATAATCCAGAATATCCTCAGATAATTTGTAAACAGACGCTTAAACTGCAGCAGAAAAGACGGCATACAATTGTATTTCATTCTTCTTGAATatgaacacacacacacacacacacacacacacgcgcgctcGCATATACACGTACTAGTGCTAGAAGAATATACATTTGATGTCAATTTTGCTGCATGGATGCATTTATCAGTTATTTATACACTTGTATATAACGTGTCTATTACATGCAAAAGCATAGGCACATTATTTTGAAGGAGGAAATATTCTCTTAAAAGGCGTAAATCATAGAATGTTCTCCtgcaaaaaaaaaacgaaaggaatCATCCTCTAATCGCGTTATTAACGGATTCACTGCTGCCTTACGTTTGATGATTTGTATCGCTGCTATTTTTAAGAGGAgattagtgaaaaatatttgaaggtAATATCTGCCAAAAGACGTTGACAGTGAATGCGTTAAGGGGTGGCAAATAATCAAGTCATACTTAATTGTAGCCATTGATGGTTCGAGGATGTCATGTTGAAACGAATATCTTTTTACAGTACAGCAATATTGAATAGTTTTCAAGTGTCGTCGCATATGATACACTTTATCGAAGGAATGTTTCCCCACTGTCGAAACATTACTTCAAAGATTTACTAATGTATGTAGGAAAAAGAGCAGTCTGTTGTTTTACACTGAACATTGTTCGCTCTTATGGTGAACTATGTTTTCGCCGCAAATGAATGTTTTACATGAATACAGAAGATTAGTGTTATCTgcgaaaatttcattaacattttctttttcctgtaCTTTTGTATTGTTCTTGGACGAATCAAATGACgtcaatgaattttttttacttCATCGTGTAAGCCGTTTTACTGCAGAACCAGCACTTTTTACGACCAAAGAGAGGTAATGAGGTAACAGcttgttccttttttccccgtttACCATGACATGATTTTCAAAACGAAAAGAAGTATAACTAAAATCGTAGCGCGTGTATTACGAATATACTTTACTGCAATCTTCGATGAATGATAAGAAACATGTGACATTTGTTGAAAATGTATAtcaactttaattatttttatgaattgcTCCCGTTCAAATATACCCATAGTCTTCTTTGTAGGGGATGAACAtacacaaattatttattataaggcAGCGTACAAAGTTgaacgatttaaataaaaagaaaatggcgTAAACAATATTAAGTAACAATTTATATTCAGATTCTCTTCTGTAGGTTTCATTAAAGTGCATTTCTTGTATGTTACACAGTATTATAGtagaatataagaaaataaatattgcaatagtAATCAgtttgtatttcaattattacccAAGATTAGATtaagttcatttttatttctgtcgCAACTGTCTTATTCTTTACGTTGTTTTATAAGCATGAAGAAACACAAGTAATTATCAtttacagtatttttatatttttaaacgtaatttattatttttactactCTGAGGGTCCCTTACATATACttctaatatttgaatataattataagttACAGGAGAAATTCTTACAACTGCGTTACGAACTGCTTCCCTTCATGCTAATGTCTCTGAGGGATTCCTCTACTACCTCTACTCTAGAGCAAAGGTATTTAACTTTCAGCGAGATATAGGTGAGGTGCGTGTTCGAAATTACTATCACAAGTTCAAGCGAAGGAATCTTTATTTAACTAGAGACCGCGAGGACTTCGTGTCAACTCTTGGCTATTAACAGTTGATTCTGACTgtgactacgactgactacgactgactacgactgactacgactgactacgactgactacgactgactacgactgactacgactgactacgactgactacgactgactacgactgactacgactgactacgactgactacgactgactacgactgactacgactgactacgactgactacgactgactacgactgactacgactgactacgactgactacgactgactacgactgactacgactgactacgactgactacgactgactacgactgactacgactgactacgactgactacgactgactacgactgactacgactgactacgactgactacgactgactacgactgactacgactgactacgactgactacgactgactacgactgactacgactgactacgactgactacgactgactacgactgactacgactgactacgactgactacgactgactacgactgactacgactgactacgactgactacgactgactacgactgactacgactgactacgactgactacgactgactacgactgtCTTTTTATCCCTGCTTCACATAGGGCAAAATGGTGAATTTTCCCTAATTGGTTAAACAGCACATTGGCGTTAACCAATCAGGTACTTCCGATGATTTTCAATCACCGTCTATTCCTTGCGCCCTTAGCGCGTTCTTTGTGGAAAGACAGTGCGCTTTGGTGGGGAGTATTCCTTAGTGGAAGTTTGGCAACGCAGCGGTATTTCCTCCGCGCCCAAGCCTCGTGACGTCACTCGCCGAGGATCGCTTGACCATGCCTTGCATCCCTTCGAAAATTCATGGTTTATAACATCTGCAATTTGCTACTGAGGCCGTCTGCAAATATTGTCAAAGGAAAAACAAACTTGGCTATAATTCTCTAAAAACGGCTTTCTCAAAAGTAGCATCGCTAACCTGCTTGTCATAAACCATACTAGCTGTTTGCACgccaaatgtttctttatgtcGTGCTTGTTAGCCGCTACAAACCCTTTGAAGtctgaagtttttcactagaaatattttaacattttctgatgagataaaaacgaTACTTCGTGAATCTAATTCGAAAAGAAATCAcacgtatattgaggaacaaagctattttatttcaatatttctcaaaatgatgcattatacgaggtataatattaaatatcaaattttatagctttattgtatgaaatcaaatgataaGTTATATCATCTAATGATATCTAATTTTACCTGTGTGTTAgacactacatagaactactCACATACGCAGTCTCGGGCAGCTCTGTGACATGTTCGCCCAGCGTCACacatttgtgacggccgtaatcctatattttacataatgaaagtgaaattaattctataaatattgttattagacaTTATAAACTACAACATTAAATTTTGGAATTCAAtggctcgtttcagtttcatttttctaatattttgtttagaagatttattagattgaagaaaatataattgaggagagcgttaccgaaataagcgctgatagcgaacgtgttaagtagaAGTAGTAGGGGGACGCTGTTTTCAAGTTACTAGTGTGAGGAGAGTAAGTTAGACAGCTCTGCTCTAGGGGCTTCCCGAGATTGGTACTTATTACAGGTTGTTCACGAGAAAAAATGCGCATTAACCAATCAGTATCTTCAGAATTCACATTAAGCGACATCTTTCTGGAAAACACTGATTGGCACTTTGGCGCATCTGAGTTCAGAAAGTGGCAGTTCCGCATTAAACTTCGACTGCGCATCGTCGGGCGATTTTTTAATACCACATACCTATCCGACGTGAGTTGCCACTTTACCGTGCAGAAGGTCAAGTAATCAACCAATCTAAAGCGAATCACGTTAGCGCGATTGTACGgttgaaaaattataagaacATCATTGTGTTATTTGCGATTATAGTTGATAAGTACTGCTGGGAGATCACTTGacggctaggctgaggaatgtgGGTCTGATTGGTCAGTTCTCATCCTTCTTGTGGtgctaatttactattcgtcaatacgattacacataaccaatcaaaactacaaACAAAACACACAGGGAAATACCCGTCTTACCCCCGTGACGTCTCGTTAGACATCAAGTAATCTTCCTAAAATTCATTGTGTGTATTCTTATCAACTTATATACATGaatggaaattcaaataaactgttttattataaattatgacgTTAAATATGAAGTTActaatttctcattaattaaaCAACGTTCCAGTGATTACTGTTATTACACATCATTTCTATTGTGCAAACGTAAACATaacctgtaataataatgtaatttaaacgTTTGGCGTATGAGTAACAGTTAAAGTGCAAGATTGAACAAATATCTACTTGTTTATAACTTGTTTATAACTGttaataaaaagttatatataatttctgcAGACATGAAAAGCTGTAAGTTTCCTGTCTTTTATTAGTTAGTAACATAAATATGTTCAGGTGCAACTATGAACATATTTTGATTCTAAAGAATTTGATCATAAATTATTGCAAGTGAGCATAATTGTGATGAACCAAAAGCAATTTTTGGCCAATTCAAattcaacttttattatttcactgcttcataaaactaataatataaacaattttaaatatgtatatctgaacatatttctattacaactcattattatttttcaatttatttttaacaaattcattTAGAATATTATCAATCACAATATTATGATAGTTGTGAAATGTATCATATATATCATAGTAAATTACACTTAGTCATAACAATACCAtacaataatgtaatttttcagATTCAGATGAAAGTGAATTTGAAGTTGTGGATAATGAAGATGATGATTCTGAAGTTTGCGATAAAGAAGTTatggaaaacaaagaaacttaTCAAAGTTATTCCGGTGAAGGAGTTAAAAGACGTAATTACGATACTTCTGTGGATGAAAGTTCGGATCTAAATGACAGTGATTGTAATGAGAATTACTATGAAAACTTGGATGAGAAAGATGATCCTCAATCAAATTCACATAACATGTATCAAGATTTATCTTGCGAACAAGACTCAAGTGACAAATCTAACAGTCGAAACATACAAAGTAGACACATAAATGATATGACATCTAACTCTAACGATGAACAAGAAGAATCAGAGATGAATGGAGTAGGGTATGATGATTCTTACCAATGCAATAAACGAAGGAAAATatctgaaacaaataaaaacaatgatAATTCCACTACTgaagttaaaatttataatacagaagaaCAGAAGAGCTGGCATGGAAAAGGAATAGCTGAACGAATAATGCAAATAATGGGATATAAACATGGCGATGGTCTGGGTAAACATAGACAAGGTCGCTTAAAGCCTGTAGAAGCAGCTAAACAACACGGTCGTAGAGGTTTTGGACACCACGTACCTGGTCTTGAAGCCTCTGGTCACAAATGGGATTCTGGAGAAGAAGAAGTCAAAGCTATAGAGACTATAGAATGGATAAAAAATCACCATAATGATTTACCAACTTCTAGTGAATTAAAATCATGGTTAAAAAAGGGGCCTAAAAAGCTTGTTATAGATGATGAAACTAATTTCTGTAATGAAGATatagttacaaatattattaattcaaaaGCAGTATTTGATAAATTAGATAACGTTGAAATGCGTCATGCCAGAACACGTTGTAATCCTTATGAAACCATTCGTGGTGCATTCTTCTTAAATCGAGCTGCTGTTAAAATGGCAAATATGGATAGAGCGTGCGACTTTATGTTTACCACACCAAGTGATTTACAGGATGACGAGTTACTTTATTTTGCAGATGTATGCGCTGGACCAGGTGGTTTTAGCGAATATGTTCTATGGAGAAAACGGTGGCGTGCCAAAGGATTTGGTTTcactttaaaaaatgaaaatgacttTAAATTAGCTGATTTCTATGCAGGTTCTTGTGAAACTTTTCATCCGTATTATGGACCTAAAGAAAATGGTGATGTTTTTGATCCTGACAACCAAGAAGCTTTGAGAAAGCTTATAATGACACATACGAACAATAAAGGTGTACATTTTATGATGTCTGATGGAGCTTTTTCGGTAAAAGGACAAGAAAATTTGCAAGAAATTTTGTCAAAACAGTTATATCTCTGTCAGTGTTTGGTAGCACTAATGATTGTGAGAGTGGGGGGccattttgttacaaaattgtTCGACATCTTTACTACCTTCAGCGCGGGATTAGTTTATATAATGTACCGCTGTTTCGACGAAGTTTGCCTTTTTAAGCCAAACTCTTCTAGACCAGCGAATTCCGAACGATATTTAATATGTAAGAGGAAAAGACCAAACACAGAACCTATTGTGCAGTATTTCAAAGATATTAATCGAATACTCTTGGAGAATGATGACAATAATGATGTTCTAGAATTAGTATCTTTAGAAGAATTAGAAGAAGAAAAGCGTTTCGTAGAGTATTTACGAGAATCTAATAACTATTTAGGGAACAAGCAAATAATCAGTCTTCAAAAGATTGCTGCATTTTGCAATAACAGTAGCCTTGTTGAATCGAGGCAAACTGATATGCGTAAAGAATGTCTTAAATATTGGAACATTCCTGACTTGAGTAGAAAAGTACCAAAGCACGCGCAACCTCATAAACTGAATAATCTTCTTGGGGACTGTAGCAAATTTCTCTCTAAAAATGCAATAATATTGACAAAAGAGAATTTACGAAAATCAGTATTGGAACAACCACTCGATTACTATTGTGTACCTTGTGGCACTACATGGGAGAACTCTGGCGAGGATGAAAAAAGAAATGCCACACTTTACAGGAGTTTTGGAAGAAGTAATGTGTATCGTTATATAAGAAGTAGCTGGGTAGAGGTTGatgatattaaaatagaattgcCTCCTGATACATTATTATATGGTGAAGTAGTTTTTGAAATGATAAAGGAATCTAAAAATCAGCGTAAAATATTGGCATTACATATTATAGATGTTTATTTTTTGGGTGGTGAAGATGTTagtaaaaaacatttattagaGAGGTATGAATTATctgtagtaaatatttttttttgtgaaTTATAACACTGATCTAAAAACTTTTTTATAGACATAAACTTGCAAAGAAATTTTGTGAAGCTTTGTGGAAACCAAACGGAAGCAATTACGATCGGATACGTACCAAAGATTTGTTTCCGTTATGCCCAGACATCGGTGAAAAATTATGTCTAAAGCAGCGTATAATGAAAAACAGTCGGCAAGCTTTAGCATATGAATTTTCGACAACACACTTAGACTGCGATAACTCTCTTGACAAGCCATTTTTTATACCAAACAGCGTACTTTTCTTGAAAAGTACTGCATATCCATGGTGCCTAAATGTTAGCAAAACATGTTctcaaaaatatgtttataatattaaaaccaaggaaagtaaatatttatcagAGAAGCCTGATGTACCTCATGCGTACTTCAGTGAAACATATAGCAATCGTATTATTTGGTATTGgcataaagataaaaatatgacTATGAAGGATCTTGTAGACCATGTCAGTTCCAAGTTCCACAAATAAGATTTACAAAATGATCAACCTTTACACTGCAATATATAACTACAGTGAACTGCCACTTAGAATAGTTTATTGCAAGATTCAACTTTGGCCCATGtcctttgaaaattattttctttcagtgcgaggattgtttattattttgtaatcatgACCGAATTTcgaattatcttttttttttccaaaattgcAACTTTAAAAGTAGATGAAGGAAGTAATTACATATAATGTTGTTTGTAATCAATGATAGTCTTAATAAAAGCATTGATTATGTTATATTAAGTTTCATCAGAGCAATCAATGCATCTATTTTTAGAAACAGATATGCAAGcggtataatttatttttagtaagtacaattaaatatttgctTGTAGCTGTGGCTCCCATAATAGGAAGTGCTTCAGTTCCCAAATCCACAATCCACTGTTTCTCAACTTGAGTATTTAATTCAGGtcttttgtataaaaaaatgtatcttGTATGTTCCAGTATAGCCACATATGAaccatctaaaaatataattgattgaAATGCTTTAATTAAAGTGAAGTCTGCTTATGTATTAATTAAGTACTTACCACCTGGGGAAACACAAaattttttgttacttttgctAGCTTCAACGTAACCAAAGCCAGGAAAGGtataataatgttttatgtCCCATTTAATATCATCAACTTTACCAGTAACCCACAAACATCCGTCATTATCATGTCTTAAACATATTGCTTGGCCAATCTTTGTTTTGTATGTAAATAACACATGATTACTTGTTCCTAGCATAGCTAAATGTGTATTCTTTTGTGCGACAAGATCAATTCTTTGCAACAGATTATCTTTTCCTTCAAGATCACACTCTTCGAGTTGTTCAGAATTGAACCCTATACAGGGTTGACCTTCTAGTTTACCATCTGTTTGATCGGTACACAAATGTGCTAACCTAATCATAAGAAGAAAggaattaagaaaatataaaattaaatcaaataaaatatttctttgaatccCTTAACTAATAGGTATTCTTTGGacaatgtaaattattatgtttgtaattaattttcaatcctTGTACCTGGAATGAATTTCGGCAGCTAATGtttcatttggtaaatgttcacCACCAGTGTCACCTTTAATTAGCTCACTCCACATCAAACCACTTTCATGCTTAAATAATTCAAGCTTAAATGTATCGTCTTCATATTTCCATGTTGTTAAATCTTCGTCTAATCTATGTTGACTTTGACCTTGTATTAACACAATACCATTCAATGTTACTGATAGCTCTAACAACGTCACTTGCACTTTGACATCTTTTTGTTGCTCTCTATCCACTTTTATCCAAATTGTCAATGAATCTTCATCTTGTGACCAACAATACCTTggtatttttattttggatGATTTTTCTAAACCATTTTTACTATCAGCAGATTCTTGGAGTCTTGAATGCTTGAATGTAACATAATCTTGACAAATTGAATGGAAATATCTGCCATTAtcttctatatatacatattcaataGCACCATTAACTGTTAAAacttctttagaaataaatttgaaagacTGGTGCGGTTCTCCTGCATCTTTCCATGCGTATGTTAATAACAGGAGACttgtaaattttttttcacCAGTATTCTTAATATTACGCAAAGCAACTACGACAGTAGATGTTGCACTCAGATACCTCACATCTAAGATAACTCCAGGTTCTGTATCGCTTAATGAAAAGGCTTTAATATGTTCTTCATCctttactaataatatatttaaataatttccaccATCAGAaattatcataatattattagtagtgAAACCAATTGATGGATTATACAACACATTCTCTACACTTGCATTAGTATTGTGTATTTGATAtaactgttttaaaataccaTCTTTGCTATATCTCCAAACTGACCAATTGTCATCTATGAACCAATAAGACGTATCAtatggatttttaaataaatgattgtgAAATGCAAATAAATGAGTTTCCAACAGAGAATCTCGATTTGAGGTCAATTCTAACCTCTGAACATCTgtaaagtttataaaaatatttataataacattaatttctctAATAGTAACATGTTACATTACTGCAGTGCACTTACTTGCATTTAAGTTTATTTCAGAAGCAATTGGAATTTCATCGGtcgaaaattgatatttttcaaattttgggtttattagatttttatcaggacgtaattcaataatttttgtcATTGTATTCCTTTCTTTTTGTTCACATCACTTAaactgaaaaagaagaaatgtagATGATTACCTTTAAATAACCCTACTGAATTTTCAACATTAAGGCAATAGTAACGCTTTTACTGTTCTATGAAATGTTAatagaatttgttgaaaattaatattatgttacctttttccattaaaatataagcTTGAAAATACAACAGCGTtacacttttaataataattaattacaatttatgaattttaataaagaacaataaaatactataaattatgttttaatataGGATAAACcaattttttttcgtttattgAATTGTAGTTAACAGTATCATATCTAAGAttctacaatatattatttcaaaataaaaataaatatgaggTTCAGTCGTAAATTAATTATCTAACATATTCCTGCGTATAATCAAGCTACATATGAAACTTTTTGTGTGACGCACATTGCTTGCGCATTTCGTGCGCACTTCGTATAttcatatgtgtatatatataaatatatatatatgtatatattataacaaaaatcaaattaaaaagaagTGATTAGCTTTAAAGAAATGGCAAATTAAAAAGTTGATGACGCacttttataaattcatattacatattatcacTTCTTTTAAGTGGCGAAAAAATGTGATACTTAGAATGATTAAtagtaaacaaaattcaaatactaGTTTTTTTCCTAGTGACtttgattcttttttattttatataatagtaatctGATAATAAACTGATCCGGATATCTGTTGTATGTTTGATACTTGTGGTGTTGTCACAGAATCgtgatattgtaaataaaaaaagcaGAAGGATTGGTATCACTGAGTATTATTCACTTACTTACACAGATACATAGAGTGTTTAACCTAAACGTAAAGTCAGAGGAGTATGGCTGTATACTATTTGAGAGAGTGTCTTcagcaatgaaaatgaataatcgtttagtactcaagtgaattattgttgttttacatagcttttttAGCATGGAGTTAGGATTATCCAACACATTGTTAGCGGGTGATCCACGATTAGTTGATCATATCGTTGGAGAAGTTAAATCTCAAGGGATTTTCGATCAGTTTCGTAAAGAATGTATCGCTGATGTTGATACAAAGGTatacaatacaattttaatattcattctttatagctttgaaattactgaaaagatattttcatattttgcataaaataatacttCAATATTATGTATGCAGTAAAAAATCATGAGTATTGTGTATGTTGTATAAAATAGGTTTCTGTACCTTTATTTTTTCCTATTGTACTTAACGTCTAATGTCTTTaagggaaattaaatttattttataaacctGCTTGTAATCATAATGTATGTTGTTTTTATTACAGCCAGCATATCAGAATTTACGTACAAGAGTGGAA
This is a stretch of genomic DNA from Nomia melanderi isolate GNS246 chromosome 1, iyNomMela1, whole genome shotgun sequence. It encodes these proteins:
- the LOC116427590 gene encoding uncharacterized protein LOC116427590, which encodes MRSRSLMRNCHFLNSDAPKCQSVFSRKMSLNVNSEDTDWLMRIFSREQPVISTNLGKPLEQSCLTYSPHTSNLKTASPYYFYLTRSLSALISDYGRHKCVTLGEHVTELPETAY